From the genome of Nicotiana sylvestris chromosome 2, ASM39365v2, whole genome shotgun sequence, one region includes:
- the LOC104248995 gene encoding TMV resistance protein N-like — translation MSTEDSNVSSSQTTTGTETSCRQWSYDVFLSFRGEDTRKSFVDHLYTTLHEKGIHAFRDDIELRRGKFISPELRNAIEKSRFAVVIFSQNYANSSWCLEELTKIVDCTKHRGQTLMPVFYSVDPSVVRKQKGSYQEAFAEHEKNFEEKKIKEWRDALKEAANISGYDVQHMEDGHESRCIRQIAVAVLNKLGHVRPKIAENLVGIEPQVQNLISLLNTNSETDVRIIGIWGMGGIGKSTIARAVFDQLQEMFEGGCFLDNVREAASKFGLQALAEKLLSETLKETKDNLYTSTNLLMNRLSYKKVMIVLDDVDHDEQIENLIAGGHKGFGPGSRIIITTRNKQLLAACGVDQVYEVSLLGTNEALMLFNRFAFKEAQPQDHFMELALRVVKCAWGLPLALKVLGCFLHKREKEEWESELTRLEGIPHDDVIGKLKLSIDALNDLDKQILLDIACFFKGKRREPVIKKFHAFGFKPEIGIPVLVQRSLLSISDDDRFQMHDLVQETAWYMVRQGQTKEKYSRLWIPDDICDVMSKKSGTEAIQAIILTYPQKEKLNLSSRALKGMENLRLLKIRNAYFNRGPSYLPNELQWLNWHKFPSTSLPQDFDGEKLVGLKLSRGQISQLWPEPKNLEQLKYLNLSYSNGLTTSPDFSMMPNLEKLNLSNCKCLVVVHESIGTLERLKYLNMSHCSKLSRLPNTIHLESLETFLLWDCTNLQNFPQVIGLMPNLSELHLEGTAIKELPDSLINISGLVSINLSNCKSLENITYSICGLRCLRSLNFSGCSKLESLPKTLGQLETLEEVLVDGTAITKLPSTISKMGNLKILSFSGCKNIKENDTSFGVASLSMFTSMTNIRNLMNRSDAERKKPQAARPSLSGLRYLKKLDLSDSDLVDEVAADIWHLASLEELNLSRNNFVQFPSRVSGLPGFKVLKLEECKNLEVLPDLPLSIAVIEANECPALHTLGNLSTQHAFLRKVSFSNCHKLHEQSKKTGICAADLLLELLLQGHSIIYGRFSILIAGGKIPVWFDHQKIGGSISVQLPSDWQVNIVGIAVCFVLDSFIPKSRLGVTFKLVSPDHREYTFQNAPSAASKMGEVYDSDHVWITYISFNLFRLLFPDFTTEDWTKVCGNLSIRIRQDPWTKVRRCGIQLVYKQDLSTLAAERAGVNKDSVGSKELVVYEGGGKESKEEAAIKEDIAALMAGVTELNWDVDPIEQDTTQLMNLRKSIAYKIQKTLSFEC, via the exons ATGAGCACAGAAGACAGTAATGTGTCTTCTTCTCAGACGACGACAGGTACAGAAACTAGTTGCCGTCAATGGTCATACGACGTTTTCTTGAGTTTTAGAGGTGAAGATACTCGAAAAAGTTTTGTTGATCACCTCTACACCACTTTGCATGAAAAAGGGATTCATGCATTTCGAGACGACATAGAGTTACGGAGGGGGAAATTCATTTCCCCTGAACTCCGTAACGCTATTGAAAAGTCTAGGTTTGCAGTTGTCATTTTCTCACAAAACTATGCCAATTCCTCCTGGTGTTTGGAGGAATTGACGAAGATTGTTGATTGCACTAAGCATAGAGGGCAAACGCTGATGCCTGTCTTCTACAGCGTGGATCCTTCAGTAGTGAGAAAACAGAAGGGGAGTTATCAAGAAGCTTTTGCAGAACATGAAAAGAATTTCGAGGAAAAGAAGATCAAAGAATGGAGGGATGCTCTGAAGGAAGCAGCTAACATCTCTGGATATGACGTCCAACACATGGAAGATGG GCATGAGTCAAGATGCATTAGACAAATTGCAGTGGCAGTTTTGAACAAGTTGGGCCATGTACGACctaaaattgcagaaaatctagTCGGAATCGAGCCCCAAGTACAAAACTTAATATCTCTGCTGAATACAAATTCTGAGACTGATGTTCGCATAATTGGGATATGGGGTATGGGAGGCATCGGCAAATCAACCATTGCACGAGCTGTTTTTGATCAACTTCAAGAAATGTTTGAAGGTGGCTGCTTTCTTGATAATGTTAGAGAAGCTGCATCCAAATTTGGACTTCAAGCTTTGGCAGAAAAATTACTTTCAGAAACATTAAAAGAGACCAAAGACAATCTTTACACCAGCACCAACTTACTGATGAACAGATTGAGCTATAAAAAAGTGATGATCGTTCTCGACGACGTGGATCACGATGAGCAGATAGAAAACTTGATAGCTGGAGGACACAAAGGGTTCGGGCCTGGTAGTAGAATAATTATCACTACAAGAAACAAGCAATTGCTAGCGGCTTGTGGAGTGGACCAAGTGTATGAAGTTAGCCTATTAGGAACTAATGAGGCTTTGATGCTCTTCAACAGGTTCGCCTTCAAGGAAGCTCAACCGCAGGATCATTTCATGGAACTAGCGTTACGAGTGGTGAAATGTGCTTGGGGACTCCCGTTGGCTCTCaaggttttgggatgttttttgcacaaaagagaaaaagaagaatggGAAAGCGAGTTGACGAGGTTGGAAGGTATTCCTCATGATGATGTGATAGGGAAACTTAAATTGAGCATTGATGCATTGAATGATTTAGACAAGCAAATATTGCTTGATATTGCTTGTTTCTTTAAGGGGAAACGAAGAGAACCTGTGATCAAGAAATTCCATGCATTCGGTTTCAAACCTGAAATTGGAATACCAGTGCTTGTTCAAAGATCTTTGTTATCTATATCTGATGATGACAGATTTCAGATGCATGATTTAGTTCAAGAAACCGCTTGGTACATGGTTCGCCAGGGACAAACTAAAGAGAAATACAGCAGGTTGTGGATTCCTGACGACATATGTGATGTTATGTCAAAGAAATCG GGTACAGAAGCGATTCAGGCAATAATATTGACTTACCCACAAAAAGAGAAATTGAACTTATCATCACGGGCATTAAAAGGTATGGAAAATCTACGTCTGCTCAAAATCCGCAATGCCTACTTCAATAGAGGTCCAAGTTATCTTCCGAATGAGTTACAATGGCTCAATTGGCACAAGTTCCCCTCAACCTCTCTTCCACAAGACTTTGACGGAGAAAAGCTTGTCGGACTCAAGTTAAGTCGTGGCCAAATTTCACAACTATGGCCAGAACCTAAG AACCTTGAGCAGTTAAAGTATTTGAATCTCAGCTACTCCAATGGGCTAACTACCTCTCCAGATTTCAGCATGATGCCAAATCTTGAAAAGTTGAATCTTAGCAACTGTAAATGCTTGGTAGTAGTTCATGAGTCAATTGGAACACTTGAAAGGCTTAAATACTTGAATATGTCTCACTGCTCAAAGCTGAGTCGTCTTCCGAATACCATTCACCTTGAATCTTTGGAAACTTTTCTTCTGTGGGACTGCACCAATCTTCAAAATTTTCCTCAAGTTATTGGCTTAATGCCAAATCTTTCAGAACTTCACTTGGAAGGGACTGCTATTAAAGAGCTACCCGACTCCCTCATAAATATCAGTGGCCTTGTGTCCATAAACCTCAGCAATTGCAAAAGCCTGGAAAATATAACCTACAGCATCTGCGGTTTGAGATGTCTCAGGAGTCTTAATTTCTCTGGCTGTTCAAAACTCGAGTCATTGCCCAAAACTCTTGGCCAATTGGAAACTTTGGAAGAAGTCCTTGTGGATGGAACTGCAATTACCAAGCTACCATCAACTATCTCCAAAATGGGAAACTTGAAAATCCTTTCTTTCAGTGGATGCAAgaatattaaggaaaatgatacGTCATTTGGAGTGGCAAGTTTAAGCATGTTCACTTCAATGACAAATATCAGGAATCTTATGAACCGATCAGATGCTGAGAGAAAGAAGCCACAAGCAGCACGGCCATCCTTATCTGGTTTGCGTTACTTGAAGAAATTAGACCTCAGTGACTCTGATTTGGTAGATGAAGTTGCTGCTGATATTTGGCACTTGGCCTCATTAGAGGAGTTAAATTTGAGCCGAAATAATTTTGTGCAATTTCCTTCAAGAGTATCTGGACTCCCAGGATTCAAAGTCCTGAAATTGGAAGAATGCAAGAACCTTGAAGTACTACCTGATCTTCCATTGAGTATTGCTGTAATAGAGGCAAACGAGTGCCCCGCTCTGCACACTCTTGGAAATCTGTCAACCCAACATGCATTCTTAAGGAAGGTTTCCTTTTCCAATTGTCACAAATTGCACGAACAAAGCAAGAAAACTGGCATTTGTGCTGCGGATTTGTTGTTGGAACTGCTGCTTCAG GGGCACTCCATTATATATGGTCGCTTCAGTATACTGATTGCTGGAGGAAAAATTCCCGTGTGGTTTGATCATCAGAAAATAGGCGGTTCTATCTCAGTCCAGCTACCTTCAGATTGGCAAGTTAACATTGTGGGAATTGCAGTGTGTTTCGTTTTGGACAGCTTTATTCCAAAGTCAAGACTAGGTGTTACTTTCAAGTTGGTTAGCCCAGACCACAGAGAATACACTTTTCAAAATGCACCTTCTGCTGCTTCAAAGATGGGAGAAGTGTACGATTCTGATCACGTGTGGATAACTTATATCTCTTTCAATCTATTTCGGCTCCTCTTCCCTGATTTCACAACTGAAGATTGGACTAAAGTTTGCGGTAATCTTTCAATCAGAATAAGGCAGGATCCGTGGACAAAGGTAAGGAGGTGTGGAATTCAGCTTGTTTACAAACAAGATTTGAGTACATTGGCAGCTGAACGCGCGGGGGTTAATAAAGATTCAGTTGGGAGCAAAGAATTAGTGGTATATGAAGGAGGAGgtaaagaaagtaaagaagagGCTGCGATCAAAGAGGATATTGCTGCACTTATGGCTGGGGTTACTGAATTGAATTGGGATGTTGACCCCATTGAGCAAGATACCACTCAGCTCATGAATTTAAGGAAATCAATTGCCTACAAAATTCAAAAGACTCTCTCTTTTGAATGCTAG